The Neobacillus sp. OS1-2 genome includes a window with the following:
- the rsmB gene encoding 16S rRNA (cytosine(967)-C(5))-methyltransferase RsmB: protein MTSTKNNVRAIAMDTLVAIEKNQSYSNLLLNNVIEKNELSAIDVGLLTELTYGTLQRRMALDFFLNPFIKDNKKLANWIHHLLRMTLYQMVYLDRIPDRAAIYEAVEIAKSRGHKGIASLVNGVLRSIQREGLPSLSEVSDPIERLSLETSHPHWLVTRWVNQFGYEKTKEMCEINLTAPMQTARVNLTKISRDECVAILEEDGFQIEKSPIIPEAIRSLKGNLASTIAFKYGMLTIQDESSMLAAYALGSTEGEFVLDACAAPGGKSTHIAEKLQNTGEVISVDLHQHKVKLINDNARRLGLSNIKTNVSDSRLLREKFKDETFHRILLDAPCSGLGVMRRKPDMKYTKTEKDLERLRTIQQNLLTSVAPLLKKGGILVYSTCTVDKEENDNTVKTFLQNNPEFEGDLSFKNRMPEAVQPLITGFELQIFPQDFGSDGFYIAVLRKA, encoded by the coding sequence ATGACTTCAACAAAAAATAATGTACGTGCCATCGCAATGGATACCTTGGTTGCGATTGAGAAAAATCAATCCTACAGCAATTTGCTGCTTAATAATGTGATTGAAAAAAATGAATTGTCCGCAATCGATGTCGGCTTACTTACAGAGTTAACATATGGAACATTACAACGACGCATGGCGCTAGACTTCTTTTTAAACCCATTCATCAAGGATAATAAAAAGCTGGCAAATTGGATTCATCATCTGCTTAGAATGACACTATATCAAATGGTGTACCTAGATCGAATTCCGGACCGGGCTGCGATTTACGAAGCGGTGGAAATCGCCAAGAGCCGCGGACATAAAGGAATCGCCAGTTTGGTAAATGGTGTGCTAAGAAGTATTCAAAGAGAAGGGCTTCCATCATTAAGTGAAGTTTCAGACCCCATCGAAAGATTATCACTTGAAACCAGTCACCCTCATTGGCTAGTTACGAGATGGGTGAATCAATTTGGTTATGAAAAAACGAAAGAAATGTGTGAAATTAATTTAACCGCACCAATGCAAACGGCAAGGGTGAATTTGACGAAGATTTCTAGAGATGAATGTGTGGCGATTCTTGAGGAAGATGGGTTTCAAATTGAGAAAAGTCCAATCATTCCGGAGGCGATCAGGTCGTTAAAAGGAAATTTAGCCTCCACTATTGCCTTTAAATATGGAATGTTAACGATTCAGGATGAAAGTTCGATGCTTGCCGCCTATGCATTAGGTTCAACAGAAGGGGAATTCGTCCTGGATGCTTGTGCAGCCCCTGGAGGAAAAAGTACGCATATTGCGGAAAAACTACAAAATACTGGTGAAGTCATTTCCGTTGATCTTCATCAGCACAAAGTCAAATTAATAAATGATAATGCCCGTCGATTAGGGTTATCAAATATCAAAACAAATGTATCTGATTCACGATTATTGCGGGAAAAGTTCAAAGATGAGACATTTCATCGAATTCTCCTTGATGCTCCGTGCTCAGGCCTTGGTGTAATGAGAAGAAAGCCCGACATGAAGTATACCAAGACAGAAAAGGATTTAGAGCGGTTACGAACGATTCAACAAAATCTATTAACATCCGTCGCGCCTTTATTGAAAAAGGGCGGTATCCTTGTGTATAGTACATGTACTGTTGATAAAGAAGAGAATGATAATACGGTAAAAACATTTTTACAAAATAATCCGGAATTTGAAGGGGATTTATCATTCAAAAATCGGATGCCAGAGGCAGTGCAGCCATTGATAACAGGCTTCGAACTCCAAATATTTCCTCAAGATTTTGGATCAGACGGTTTTTATATAGCAGTATTAAGAAAAGCGTAA